The Saccharopolyspora gregorii genomic interval CTGAGCTCCCCCGCCGCGTACAGCACGTCCCCGCGCGGGGACAGCGCGACGTGCCGCGGCCCGCGCACCCCCGCAGGCACCACGCCCAGCTGCGCGAACCCCTCGGCGGAGAACACCGCGATGCTGTCGTGCCCCCGGTTCGAGGCGAACACGAACCGCCCGTCCGGCGACACCACCACCTCCGCGGCCAGGCTCCGCCCGGTGAAGTCCGCGGGCAGCAGCGGCAGCACGAGACCCGGCCGCACCTCACCGGTCTTCGCGTCGAAGGTGAACTCGGTGATCGTCGAGGTCAGCTCTCCCACCAGGTAGCCGCGCTCGCCGTCCGGGTGGAACGCCAGGTGCCGCGGACCCGTCCCCGGCTCCCAGCCGACCTCGTGCTTGAGCACCAGGTGCCCGGTGTCCCCGTCGAACGCGTACACGTAGACCGAGTCGGTGCCCAGGTCGGCGGCCAGCGCGAAGCGGCCGTCCGGGGACGGCACGATCTGGTGCGCGTGCGGCCCCTCCTGCCGGTCCTTGTCCGGGCCCTGGCCGGAGTGGTCCACCACGTGGCACGCCTCCCGCAGCACCCCGCCCTCGCCGATCGGGTGCACGACGACGTTGCCGGACAGGTAGTTCGCCGTGAGCAGGAACCGTCCGCCGGGGTGCACGCTCAAGTGGCACGGCGCCGACCCGTGCGTGGGCTGCGAGTTGATCTCGGTGAGCCGGCCGTCCGGCCCCACCTGGAACGACACCACCCGGCCGCGCGCCACCTCGTTCACCGCGAACAACGTCCCGCCGTCCGGGGACAGCGCCAGGAACGACGGGTCGTAGGAGTCGGCGACGGTGTCGGTGCAGCGCAGCCGACCCGCGTCGTCGGCGAACGCGAGCCGGATCCCGTTCGCCGCCGACTCCGGGCCCGTGTAGGCCCCCAGGTACACCCGGTACTGCGCGTCCTCGGACATGAAGCGACCTCCACCCGACCTCGACCTGCACGGCGCGCGCCCGCCCGGCTCCGGGACCGACCTCCCGCCGGGCACGCCGAGTCACCGGTGGCGCACGCGCCGTTCATCCGAACCTCGCCGACGGTAGCGCGCGCGGCGGCCCGCGGACAGCCCCGGCCGTCCCGAGCCCGTGGAGGCGGAATGTTGCGCTCGAAGATCGGATCGCGCAACGATCCGCCGAAAGAAGCAACAGCTCGCGGCTGAAACGAAGGCGCGGGCCGCTTAGCCTGAGCAGCATGACCTCCGCTTCGACCGCGACGACGTGCCCGGCCGGGACCACCCGTTCCGCCGAATACCTGCGCCTGGACGAGACCTACAGCGCGCACAACTACCACCCGCTGCCGGTCGTGATCGCCGAAGCGGACGGGGCGTGGATGACCGATGTGGACGGTCGCCGCCACCTGGACTTCCTCGCCGGGTACTCGGCGCTGAACTTCGGGCACCGGCATCCGCGGCTGGTCGCCGCCGCCACCGAGCAGCTGGGCCGCGTCACGCTGACCAGCCGGGCGTTCCACCACGACCGGTTCGGCCCGTTCTGCCGCGAGCTGGCCGAGCTCACCGGCACCGAGCAGGTGCTGCTGATGAACTCCGGCGCCGAAGCCGTCGAATCCGCCATCAAGCTCGCCCGGAAGTGGGCCTACCAGGTCAAGGGGGTGCCCGCGGACCGCGCGGAGATCGTCGTCGCCGGGTCCAACTTCCACGGCCGCACCACCACGATCGTGTCGTTCTCCACCGACGACACCGCGCGCGCCGGGTTCGGGCCGTTCACGCCCGGGTTCACCATCACCCCCTACGGCGACGCGGACGCGGTCGCGGCGGCGATCACCGAGCGCACCGCGGCGGTGCTCGTCGAACCGGTGCAGGGCGAGGCGGGCGTCGTGGTGCCGCCAGCCGGCTACCTGCGCAGGCTGCGGGAGCTGTGCGACGAGCACGGGGTGCTGCTCGTCGCCGACGAGATCCAGTCCGGCCTGGCCCGCACCGGCGAACTGCTGGCCTGCGACCACGACGGGGTGCGCGCCGACCTGTACGCGCTCGGCAAGGCGCTCGGCGGCGGCATCCTGCCGGTCTCCGCGGTCGTCGGCAGCCGCGAGGTGCTGGGCGTGCTGCGGCCCGGCGAGCACGGCTCCACGTTCGGCGGGAACCCGCTGGCCTGCGCCGTCGGGCTCGAAGTGGTGCGGATGCTGGCGACCGGCGAGTACCAGGCGCGGTCCCGGGAGCTCGGCGCGCACCTGCACGCGCGGCTCGGCGAGCTCGTCGGCCGCGGCGCCGCCGAGGTCCGCGGGCGCGGGCTGTGGGCCGGCGTGGAGCTCGCCCCCGGCGGGCCCACCGGCCGCCAGGTCAGCGAACGGCTCGCCGCGAACGGCGTGCTGTGCAAGGAGACCCAGGACACCACGCTGCGCGTCGCACCCCCGCTCACCATCACCCGCGAGGAGCTGGACCAGGGCATCGACGCCATCACCGACGTCCTCGCCCGCTGACCCGTCAGGACTTGACGGCGTCCCGGGACAGGGCGGTGAGGCGGGACAGGGCGCGGAGGTACTTCTTGCGGTAGCCGCCGCGGAGCATCTCCTCGGTGAACAGCTCCGAGAGCGGCGCCCCCGACACCCGCACCGGCACCGCCCGGTCGTAGAGCCGGTCGGCGAACGCCACCAGCCGCAGGCCCACGTTCTGGTTCGGCGCCGCGCGCAACCCGCGCAGGTGCACCGCGCTGACGTCCGCCACGAGCCGCCCGTACTTCGACGGGTGCACCGAGGCGAGGTGCTCGCACAGCGCGTCGAAGTCGTCGAGCGTGGCACCGGGCATCGACTCGGCCTCCGCGGTGAGCTCCGCGTCGTCCACCGGTTCCGGCGGGTCGGGCAGGCCGCGGTGCCGGTAGTCGGGGCCGTCCACCCGCAGCACCTCGAAGCGCTCCGACATCGCGTGGATCTCGCGCAGGAAGTCCACCGCGGCGAACCGGCCCTCGCCGAGCTTGCCGGGCAGCGTGTTCGACGTCGCCGCGATGTGCACGCCCGCGTCGGTGAGCTTCGCGATCAGCTGGGTGACCAGCATCGTGTCGCCCGGGTCGTCCAGCTCGAACTCGTCGATCGCCAGCAACCGGTGCTCGGAGAGCCTGCGCACCGTCTCGTTGAACCCGAGCGCGCCGACGAGGTTCGTCACCTCGACGAACGTGCCGTACGACTTCGGCCCGGGAACGGCGTGCCACAGCGAGGCCAGCAGGTGGGTCTTGCCGACGCCGAAGCCGCCGTCCAGGTACAGGCCGGGCTTGCCCGCCGGGGCGCGGCCGCCGCCGAACAGCGAACGCCACCACGAACCGCCGCTCCCGCCCGCGGCCGACGCCCGCTCGGCGAACGCGCGGCAGGACTCGACGGCGGCGGCCTGGCTCGGCTCGTCCGGGTTCGGCACGTAGGTCTCGAACCGGGCCTCGTCGAACCGCGGGGGCGGAGTCATCGCGTCGACCATGTCGGCCGGGCTGAGCTCGGGTCGGCGGTCGGTGAGGCGCGCGGCGGTCATGCGCCGACTCTATAACCGCTGTTCCCGCCGCAGCCGGTGGCAGTCATCACCCGCGGCGCCCGGGCGAACACCGGCCCTGCCCGCGCGCACCGCGCGCGCCGTGCTGGGATGGACGGGTGCACAGGTTGTGGCCCTCAGACGGCGATCCTCCCGGTGCTGCGGCTCCGGTGGAGGTGACGCCGGAGATCGAAGCGTTCTACGACTTCCCCTCCGACCTGGCCCGTCCCTGGCTGCGCACGAACTTCGTGTCCAGCCTCGACGGGGCGGTGAGCGTGCGCGGCAGCTCCCGCGGCCTGTCCTCCCCCGCCGACCAGCTGGCGCTGGCGCTGATCCGCGACCTGTCCGACGTGGTCCTCGTCGGCGCGGGCACCGCGCTCACCGAGGGCTACCACGGGGTGCAGCGCCACGAGGTGGACGCGGACCGCCGCGCCCGGTTCGGGCTCTCCGAAGTACCGCCGATCGCGGTCGTCACCGCCCGCTGCTCGCTGGAGCCGGACTCGCCGCTGCTCACCGACACCGTGGTGCCGCCGATCGTGCTCACCTGCGCGTCGGCCCCGGAGGCGCGCCGGATCGCGCTGGCCGACGCGGGCGCCGACGTCGTGGTCGCCGGGGACCGCACCGTGGACCTGGCCGCCGCGCTCACCGAGCTCGCCGCGCGCGGGTTGCTGCGGATCGGCTGCGAAGGCGGACCGCACCTGTTCGGCGACCTGCTCGCCGCGGACCTCGTCGACGAGCTGTGCCTGACCGTCTCGCCGCTGCTGGCGGGGGGCGGGGCCGGGCGCATCGCCGCCGGACCCGGCCTCCCCGACCCGCACCGGATGCGGCTGCTGTCGGTGCTGCGGGCGGAGGAATCGCTGCTGCTGCTGCGGTACGGGAGACTTCGGGCGTGACCGGGCGGGGCGACAGCGACGCGGACCTGATGGCAGCCGCCCAGCGCGGCGACGGGGTGGCCTTCGACGAACTCGTCCGCAGGCACACCCGATCGATGTACCGGGTCGCGTACCGGATCCTCAACGACCAGGCCGAAGCCGAGGACGCCGTGCAGGACGCGTGGGTCTCGGCGTGGCGCTCGCTGGCCCGGTTCCGCGGCGAGTCCGCGCCCACCACCTGGCTGTACCGGGTGGTGACCAACGCGGCCCTCGGCCAGGTGCGGCGGCGCAAGAACACGGTGGCCCTGGACGTCAGCGACGACTCGATGGACCACCTCGTCTCCGATCACGACTCCGGCAACCCCGAGGGGCACGCGGTGCGCGCCGAGGAGGCTGACCTGGTGCACCGCGCCATCGCCACCCTGGAACCCTCCCAGCGAGTGCCGCTGGTGCTGCGCGAGTTCGAGGGGATGTCCTACGAAGAGATCGCAGAGGTGCTAGAGGTGAACGTCGCCGCGTTGCGATCGAGGCTGCACCGGGCGCGGCTGACCCTGCTGTCGAGGTTGAAGGAGATGCACCGTGGGTGAAGCTCCCCTCGACCCCGAGCACGCGCTGCCCTGCGGCCGCACCATCGGCGAACTCCTCGACCACCTCGCCGGGGAAGCGCCGGAGGACTTCGGCGCGCACGTGCGCACCTGCCCGCACTGCCGGGCCGCGCTCGCCGAGCTGGCGCCCACCGGCTGGGAACCGGTGCGCCGCGCCGCCGAACTCGCCGTCGAACCGCCGGAGGGACTGGTGTCCCGCGCGCTGCTCACGGTCCGCGGCGCCCGCGCCGCCGCAGGCGGCGAACCGGCCGAGGTCGCCCAGGAGTTCGGCACGCTGCGGATCTCCGCGCAGGCCACCCTGGTGCTGGCCCGCAGGCTCAGCGCGGAGCTGCTCGCCGACGTGCCGGAGGCGCGGCTGCTGTCCTGCACCGGCGACGTGCGCGAAGTGCGGGTGGACGTCGTGATCGGCTACGGCGTGCCTGCCCCTGCGCTGACCGCCCGGTTGCAGGATGATCTGGGGCGCGCGCTGCGGGAGCACCTCGGCGCGGCGGCCCCGTCGGTGTGGGTGCGGGTCGCCGATGTCGCGCCCCCGCAGGGCTCGTGATTAGCTCATTCATGTGACCTAGGTCGCAGTCCCGCGATGTTCCGGGATCACTCGCATCGGATCTTGCAGTCCCGGAGATCGCAGGCGACTGCGACGCCCAGGGCGACAACGAGATCTTCAGGGGAAGGAGCCCTTTCATGGCCCAGTCGAGTGGTACCTCCGCCCAGAGCACCGAGACCCAGAGCGGGTCCACGACCGGCGGCAAGGGCCTGAGCACCAGCGGCAGCGCCACCCCGGCCCGGCTCGCCGACGACACCTCGCAGGGCAAGACGACGATCGCCGCCTCCGTGGTGCAGAAGATCGCCGGCATCGCCGCCCGCGAGATCTCCGGCGTGCACGCCATGGGCGGCGGCGTCTCCCGCGCCTTCGGCGCCATCCGCGAGCGCATCCCCGGCGGCAGCGGCACCACGACCACGCAGGGCGTGACCGTCGAGGTCGGCGAGAAGCAGGCCGCGATCGACCTGGACATCGTCGTCGAGTACGGCGCCTCCATCGTCGAGCTGGCCCGCGCGGTGCGGCGCAACGTGATCAACGGTGTCGAGCGGATGACCGGCCTCGAGGTCATCGAGGTCAACATCTCCGTGAACGACATCCACCTGCCCTCCGAGGACGACGAGGACGGCGGCAACGGTGGCAGCACCCCCGCCTCCTCCCGCGTGGAGTGAGACGGCGCGTGGTCCCGGCTGCCCCGACCGGGGCCACGCGCTCCCATCCCGGCCCGCTCTCGAAGGACACCGACATGACCGAATCCGCGCCCGGTGACCACGGCCGGGACGATCCCGAAGTCGAGGAGCAGCTCGCCGACCGGGTCGCTCGGGCGGTGCTCACGCACCCGTCCGTCACCCGGTTGCACGGCGGCGCGTACGGCACCATCGCCGCCTACCTGCCCGGCAGGCAGGTCACCGGCGTCCGCGTCGGCGAGCCCGGCGAACCCGTCGAGGTCGGCGTGGTGCTGCGGCTGACCGAGCCGCTGCCGGGGATCGTGGCCGCGCTGCGCCAACGCGTGCTCGCCGTGACCGGCCCGGCGCCGGTCGACATCACCGTCGTCGACGTGATCACCTCGGACGAGGCCGATGCCCCCGGCCAGGACGAGGCGGCACCGCGATGACGGGCTCGCCGGACGACGACGCGCGGGTCCGCCTGCGCGCGTTCGTCCGCGCGCACCACCCCGATGTGGGCGGTGATCACGAGGCGTTCGTGGCGGGCCTCGCGGAACTGCGGGCCCGCCGCGACGCGGCCGACCGGAAACCCGCGCTCTCCCGTCCCGAACGCGGCGAACCCCGCAACCGGCCGCCGGACCGCTACGACGCACCGGTGGTCGTGGTCGCCGACCCGCGCGGACTCGGCGGCGTGCTGCGCCGGGTGCGGGCGTGGCGGCTGCGGAAGCGCCGCAGCCGGGTCCGGTGACCGTTCAACAGCCGACGCACGGTCTCCCAGTCAGGAAGGTTTCTCCCACGATGAACGCAACGCAGACCGGCCTGTTCGCCGGGCTCCTCCTCGGTGTCGCCGCCGCAGCCGGGGGCTTCACCGGTTTCCTCATCGCCCTGGTGATCGGCGCCATCGGCCTGATCGTCGGCCGCGTGCTGGACGGCGAGCTGGAGATCGGCGACTTCCTGGGCCGGGGCAAGGACCGATGAGCGCCCCCGCCACCGAGCGGGCCGAGGCCGCGACCGAACGGACCTCCGCGGCGGGCGACCCCGCCGAACGCGGCTCGCTGGACATCGACCGAGCGGTGCTGCGCAAGATCGCCGAACACGCCGCGGACTGCGTCTCCGGCACCACCCGCGCGCCGCGCCGCATCGTCGGCGTGGGCGTCGGCACCCAGGGTTCCAGCGCCCGGCTCACCGGCCCGGACCGCGAGCTGCGGGTCCGGCTCGACCTGGCGCTGCGCTACCCCGCCCCGGTGCGCGACGCGGTGCGCGAGGTGCGGGAACGCGTCCGCGAGGAGCTGTCCCGGCAGGCCGGTTGCCGGGTGACCGCGGTGGAGGTCACCGTGTCCGCCCTGGTGCCCGCCCCGAAACGAGACCGAGTGGAGTGAGCCCGTGCGTGCCCTAGTCCGTTTGATCACCGCCGCGGCCGGGTTGATCGCCCTCGCCGCCGGGGTCCTGCTGGTGGTGGAGGCCATCGGCGCCTGGGCGAACCCGGGCGGCCGCGGCGTGCTCGTGCCCTGGTCCGACGCCGGGTCCTCGATGCGCGACCTGAGCTGGCAGGACCTGCCGGTGCGCCTGGTGGCCGCCGCTGCCGTGCTCGTCGGGTTGATCCTGCTGCTGGCCGCGTCCCGCGCCGGGCGCAAGGAGGTGCGGCTGGCGGACCCCGCCCCCGAGGTCACCGTCACCACCGACCCGCGCTCGCTGGCCCGCCTGGTCGGCCACCAGGTCCGCGCCGAGGACGGGGTCGCCGCCGCCACCGTCACCGCCGACCGCCGGAAGGTGAAGGTGAAGGCCCGCGGCCGGTTCCGCAGCGTCGGCGACCTGCGCGACCGGGTGTCGAAGAAGGCCGCCGCCGCCGTCGAAGACCTGCCGTTGCAACGCCGGCCCCGGGTGTCGGTGTCGGTCTCCCCCGCGAAGGAGCGGTGATGTCGACCCAGGACACCACGACCCGCCCCGCCGAAGGCTCCGGGAACGGCTCCACCGCCCGCAAGGCGCCCGCGCGCCCGAGCCGCACCGCCGTCGGCCGGTCGCTCGGCTTCGAACGCTCGCTGCTCGGCGTGCTCGGGCTGGTGCTGCTGCTCGCCGGGGCGCTGGCGCTGGTCGTCGGCGCCGGTTGGCTCGGCCGGTTCCGCGCGCAGCGGCCCGTGCTGGACCCGCTGCTCACCCAGTGGGTCGGCGGCAACCGGCCGCTGGCCTGCGGCGTCGCGATCGTGGTGGGTGTCGTGCTGGCGCTGCTCGGGTTGTGGTGGCTGCTGCGCGCGCTGCGCCCCGAAGGCCGTCCCGACCTGCGGCTGCACGGGGACGCGGAGAGCTCGGCGACCATCACCTCGCACGCGCTGACCGAGGCGGTGCGCGCCGACGCGGAGAGCGTCACCGGCGTGACCCGCGCGCGGGTGCGGATGGCGGGCACCGACCAGCGGCCCAACGTGCGGCTCACCCTCGCGCTCCAGGAGGGCACGAACGTGCGGCACGTGTGGGAGGAGTTGGACGCGAAGGTCCTCGCCCGCGCCCGCCAGGCGCTCGACGTGGAGGCGTTGCCGACCGCCATCCGGCTCCAGCTGGACCGCGCCGCCCGGCAACGCGTCCGCTGAACCGACGACGTCGATGGCCCGTCCGCCCGTCCACCGGGTGGGCGGGCCATCGGCACGTCGGGCCCGCAGCGGCACCGAGCGACATACTCGGGCTCCGAGCTGCGGGAGGTCCAGGTGGCGTTGAGCGTGCAACCGCCGGTGAAGCCGATGCTGGCCGCCCCGGTGGACGGCATCCCGGACCGGCCGGGGCTCTGCTTCGAACCGAAGTGGGACGGCTTCCGCTGCCTGGTGTTCGCCGACCCGGGCGCCGCCGAACCGGTGGTGCTGCAGTCCCGCACCGGCAAACCGCTGAACCGCTACTTCCCCGAGGTGCTCGACGCCGCCGGACGGCTGCGCCGGCCCGCGGCGCTGGACGGCGAACTCGTGGTGGTCCGCGCGGACTCGGACGGGCAGCGGCTGGACTGGGACGCGCTGTCCGAACGCATCCACCCCGCCGCCAGCCGGGTGCGCGAGCTGGCCGAACGCACCCCGGCGCTGTTCATCGCGTTCGACCTGCTCGCCCTCGACGACGCGGACCTGCGCGGCGAACCGTTCACCGCGCGCAGGCGGCGGCTGGAAGAGCTCGGGGTGACCGGCCCCGGCCTGCGCACCACCCCGTTGACGACGGATCCGGCCACCGCCGCCGCATGGTTCCGGCTGTTCGAGGGCGCGGGCCTGGACGGCGTGATCGGCAAGGACGCCGACGGGCCCTACGCGCCGGGCAAGCGGACCATGCTCAAGATCAAGCACACGCGCACCGCGGACTGCGTGGTCGCCGGGCTGCGCTGGCACACCGGCACCGAGCCGGGCACCGCCGTCGGTTCGCTGCTGCTCGGCCTGCACGACGACCGGGACGTGCTGCACCACGTGGGCGTCGCCGGGGCGTTCTCCGCGGAACGGCGCCGCGAACTCGCGGCCGAGCTGGCGCCGCTGCGCACCGACGCGGAGCACCCGTGGCTCGGCGAGCACGTCGACGACGGGCGGCGGCTTCCCGGGTCGATCAACCGCTGGCGAAGCACGGTGCAGCCGTGGCAGCCGCTGCGTCCGGAACGGGTGGCCGAGGTCGCCTACGACCACACCGAAGGCGCCGTGCCCGCGCGGTTCCGGCACACCGCGCAGTTCGTGCGGTGGCGCCCGGATCGCGCGCCGGAGTCCTGCCGCTACGACCAGCTCGACGAGCCCGCGCGCTACGACTTGGACGCCGTCCTCCGCGGCGAAGCGGCTGATCATCGGCGACCGTGATCCACTCGCTATTAGCAGCCGATCTTGGGCCTGCCCGGCGTGAGATCCGCAGGTGAACGCGGTGCGGCAGCTGGACCGCGCCCGGTTCACGTGCTCCGGGTGGCACCGATCGAGGCGAGCACGACGCAACCGATCGCGACCCACTGCAGCACGCCCAGCGCCTCGTGCAGCACCAGCAAGCCCGCCAACGCGGCCACCGCCGGTTCCAGGCTCATCAGCACGCCGAACACGCGGGGCGGCATCCGCCGCAGCGCCTCGAGCTCCAGCGAGTACGGCACCACCGACGACATCAGCGCCACCACGAGCCCCGCCACCAGCACCGCCGGGGACAGCAGCTGCGCCCCCGCCCCGGAGATGCCGAACGGCAGCGCCACCAGCGCACCGACCGCCATGCCCAGCGCCAGCCCGGAGCCGCCGCTGGTGCGGCTGCCCAGCTTCGCACCGACCAGGATGTAGGAGGCCCACAGCACCGCCGCGGCGAGCGCGAACCCGACGCCCACCAGGTCCAGGCCACCGTCCACCCGGGACAGCAGCAGCACGCCGAGCCCGGCGAGCACCGCCCACAGCAGGTCCAGCTTCCGCTTCGACCCGAACACGGCCACGCCCAGCGGCCCCAGGAATTCGATGGTCACCGCCACGCCCAGCGGGATCCGGTCGATCGCCTGGTACAGGCAGATGTTCATCCCCGCCAGCACCGAGCCGTACCCGACGACCACGAGCAGCGTCGTGCGGTCCAGCCGCACCGACGGCCGCCACACGACCACCAGCACCAGCGCGGCGAACAGCAGCCGCAGCGTGACCACCCCGGACGCCCCGGCGAGCGCGAACAGCTGCTTGGCGAACGCGGCCCCGACCTGGAGGCTGATCACGCCCAGCAGCACCAGCACCGGCGGCGGGACGGCGCCGAACCCGCGGGCCAACGCCGGTTGCACCCCGGACCGGAGGGGCCGCCCGCGCGACG includes:
- a CDS encoding lactonase family protein, with product MSEDAQYRVYLGAYTGPESAANGIRLAFADDAGRLRCTDTVADSYDPSFLALSPDGGTLFAVNEVARGRVVSFQVGPDGRLTEINSQPTHGSAPCHLSVHPGGRFLLTANYLSGNVVVHPIGEGGVLREACHVVDHSGQGPDKDRQEGPHAHQIVPSPDGRFALAADLGTDSVYVYAFDGDTGHLVLKHEVGWEPGTGPRHLAFHPDGERGYLVGELTSTITEFTFDAKTGEVRPGLVLPLLPADFTGRSLAAEVVVSPDGRFVFASNRGHDSIAVFSAEGFAQLGVVPAGVRGPRHVALSPRGDVLYAAGELSDTVQAFAVAADGALTPIGDPVPSPSPVCLLPA
- the rocD gene encoding ornithine--oxo-acid transaminase; the protein is MTSASTATTCPAGTTRSAEYLRLDETYSAHNYHPLPVVIAEADGAWMTDVDGRRHLDFLAGYSALNFGHRHPRLVAAATEQLGRVTLTSRAFHHDRFGPFCRELAELTGTEQVLLMNSGAEAVESAIKLARKWAYQVKGVPADRAEIVVAGSNFHGRTTTIVSFSTDDTARAGFGPFTPGFTITPYGDADAVAAAITERTAAVLVEPVQGEAGVVVPPAGYLRRLRELCDEHGVLLVADEIQSGLARTGELLACDHDGVRADLYALGKALGGGILPVSAVVGSREVLGVLRPGEHGSTFGGNPLACAVGLEVVRMLATGEYQARSRELGAHLHARLGELVGRGAAEVRGRGLWAGVELAPGGPTGRQVSERLAANGVLCKETQDTTLRVAPPLTITREELDQGIDAITDVLAR
- the zapE gene encoding cell division protein ZapE — its product is MTAARLTDRRPELSPADMVDAMTPPPRFDEARFETYVPNPDEPSQAAAVESCRAFAERASAAGGSGGSWWRSLFGGGRAPAGKPGLYLDGGFGVGKTHLLASLWHAVPGPKSYGTFVEVTNLVGALGFNETVRRLSEHRLLAIDEFELDDPGDTMLVTQLIAKLTDAGVHIAATSNTLPGKLGEGRFAAVDFLREIHAMSERFEVLRVDGPDYRHRGLPDPPEPVDDAELTAEAESMPGATLDDFDALCEHLASVHPSKYGRLVADVSAVHLRGLRAAPNQNVGLRLVAFADRLYDRAVPVRVSGAPLSELFTEEMLRGGYRKKYLRALSRLTALSRDAVKS
- a CDS encoding pyrimidine reductase family protein; this translates as MEVTPEIEAFYDFPSDLARPWLRTNFVSSLDGAVSVRGSSRGLSSPADQLALALIRDLSDVVLVGAGTALTEGYHGVQRHEVDADRRARFGLSEVPPIAVVTARCSLEPDSPLLTDTVVPPIVLTCASAPEARRIALADAGADVVVAGDRTVDLAAALTELAARGLLRIGCEGGPHLFGDLLAADLVDELCLTVSPLLAGGGAGRIAAGPGLPDPHRMRLLSVLRAEESLLLLRYGRLRA
- a CDS encoding RNA polymerase sigma factor — encoded protein: MTGRGDSDADLMAAAQRGDGVAFDELVRRHTRSMYRVAYRILNDQAEAEDAVQDAWVSAWRSLARFRGESAPTTWLYRVVTNAALGQVRRRKNTVALDVSDDSMDHLVSDHDSGNPEGHAVRAEEADLVHRAIATLEPSQRVPLVLREFEGMSYEEIAEVLEVNVAALRSRLHRARLTLLSRLKEMHRG
- a CDS encoding Asp23/Gls24 family envelope stress response protein; amino-acid sequence: MAQSSGTSAQSTETQSGSTTGGKGLSTSGSATPARLADDTSQGKTTIAASVVQKIAGIAAREISGVHAMGGGVSRAFGAIRERIPGGSGTTTTQGVTVEVGEKQAAIDLDIVVEYGASIVELARAVRRNVINGVERMTGLEVIEVNISVNDIHLPSEDDEDGGNGGSTPASSRVE
- a CDS encoding Asp23/Gls24 family envelope stress response protein gives rise to the protein MSAPATERAEAATERTSAAGDPAERGSLDIDRAVLRKIAEHAADCVSGTTRAPRRIVGVGVGTQGSSARLTGPDRELRVRLDLALRYPAPVRDAVREVRERVREELSRQAGCRVTAVEVTVSALVPAPKRDRVE
- a CDS encoding DUF6286 domain-containing protein; this translates as MRALVRLITAAAGLIALAAGVLLVVEAIGAWANPGGRGVLVPWSDAGSSMRDLSWQDLPVRLVAAAAVLVGLILLLAASRAGRKEVRLADPAPEVTVTTDPRSLARLVGHQVRAEDGVAAATVTADRRKVKVKARGRFRSVGDLRDRVSKKAAAAVEDLPLQRRPRVSVSVSPAKER
- the amaP gene encoding alkaline shock response membrane anchor protein AmaP, yielding MSTQDTTTRPAEGSGNGSTARKAPARPSRTAVGRSLGFERSLLGVLGLVLLLAGALALVVGAGWLGRFRAQRPVLDPLLTQWVGGNRPLACGVAIVVGVVLALLGLWWLLRALRPEGRPDLRLHGDAESSATITSHALTEAVRADAESVTGVTRARVRMAGTDQRPNVRLTLALQEGTNVRHVWEELDAKVLARARQALDVEALPTAIRLQLDRAARQRVR
- a CDS encoding ATP-dependent DNA ligase — translated: MALSVQPPVKPMLAAPVDGIPDRPGLCFEPKWDGFRCLVFADPGAAEPVVLQSRTGKPLNRYFPEVLDAAGRLRRPAALDGELVVVRADSDGQRLDWDALSERIHPAASRVRELAERTPALFIAFDLLALDDADLRGEPFTARRRRLEELGVTGPGLRTTPLTTDPATAAAWFRLFEGAGLDGVIGKDADGPYAPGKRTMLKIKHTRTADCVVAGLRWHTGTEPGTAVGSLLLGLHDDRDVLHHVGVAGAFSAERRRELAAELAPLRTDAEHPWLGEHVDDGRRLPGSINRWRSTVQPWQPLRPERVAEVAYDHTEGAVPARFRHTAQFVRWRPDRAPESCRYDQLDEPARYDLDAVLRGEAADHRRP
- a CDS encoding EamA family transporter, which produces MVAVNMDGASSRGRPLRSGVQPALARGFGAVPPPVLVLLGVISLQVGAAFAKQLFALAGASGVVTLRLLFAALVLVVVWRPSVRLDRTTLLVVVGYGSVLAGMNICLYQAIDRIPLGVAVTIEFLGPLGVAVFGSKRKLDLLWAVLAGLGVLLLSRVDGGLDLVGVGFALAAAVLWASYILVGAKLGSRTSGGSGLALGMAVGALVALPFGISGAGAQLLSPAVLVAGLVVALMSSVVPYSLELEALRRMPPRVFGVLMSLEPAVAALAGLLVLHEALGVLQWVAIGCVVLASIGATRST